One genomic window of Quercus lobata isolate SW786 chromosome 9, ValleyOak3.0 Primary Assembly, whole genome shotgun sequence includes the following:
- the LOC115961680 gene encoding uncharacterized protein LOC115961680 — protein sequence MKEELDALTKNHTWDLVTLPPGQSVVGCKWIYKIKTHSDGSIERYKARLVTKSFTQEYGIDYEETFTPVACISSVRALLVVAVTSKWDLFKWMLKISSLMGI from the coding sequence atgaaagaagaacttgatgcattaaccAAAAACCATACGTGGGATCTAGTCACTCTCCCTCCTGGTCagtctgtggttggttgtaagtggatctataaGATCAAGACTCACTCTGATGgttccattgagcgctacaaagctcgtcttgtTACAAAaagttttacacaggagtatgggattgattatgaagagacctttactCCAGTGGCTtgtatctcatctgttcgtgcCCTCTTAGTTGTTGCTGTTACTAGTAAATGGGATCTTTTCAAGTGGATGTTAAAAATATCTTCCTTAATGGGGATCTGA